The Medicago truncatula cultivar Jemalong A17 chromosome 7, MtrunA17r5.0-ANR, whole genome shotgun sequence genome includes the window ATCTACTATGCTATTTTCTGCTAACATTTATTACTAATATTTGCTAACATACCCTTACTCTTTGCATTGCAATCATCTAACTACTTCATTAATAATTGATAAAAGTGTTTTAGTAATTGAAATACATTTTATCATCGTCGACATTACTAATCAATTGTTTAACAACTCAGTAAAAATCAAAATGCACACCTAATTTGAGATGGTGGGagtatatgtttttatattcatGTAAGGACGAATTGGTATAATTGTAAAAGAATTGCAGTTATAATGTACATCCTtcaatcactattataagtaaaaatcaagattttatatttatttatttaatgatatatgtgatatataataaagatcacatacatcattaaatgaataaatctaaaatattaatttttgcttataatagtaatCAGATGATGTATTCTCTCGATCTCATTTTAATGGTCACATTATCAGTTTTCatctcttttaaaataattgtcactttacaataataatccaacatttttttcttctacaatTATCTTTTCTTTAGCAATCCActaatatacatttatttagtAAATTTCATTTAACTTAATATGTTTcattaactacaattaataatgaTAGTTTAACAAATCATGACAAATTTACTAATAAAATCAATCGAATTAATCACATGttttcgtgagcttaactcagttagtagagacaatacataatacaccctccggtcactaatataagcaaaattcaactttttagatacattcaattaatgttgtatgtagtctttattatatgtcacatacatcattaattgaatgtatctaaaaagtggatttttgcttatattaatgaCCGGAAGGTGTATATGCAAGGTCGAAGGTTCGAACCGCggccatcacaaaaaaaaatcgaattaATCACaccaaaaagataattaaaataaggtttaaatgtgtcattggtccctgcactttcatcagattttgacattggtccctgcacttttttttgtttggcattggtccctgcactttgtaaaaatattggtattggtccctctgttaattttctgttaaaaaaaaaacacaaaaccaacggagtgccgcgtggcccaatcatttcacgccacgtggcaccaatatcaatatttttacaaagtgcagggaccaataccaatatttttacaaagtgcagagaccaataccaatagttttgtggttttttttaatagaaagttaatagagggaccaataccaatatttttacaaagtgcaaggaccaattccaaaaaaaaaagtgtagggaccaatgccaaaatctgataaaAGTGCAAGGaataaagacatatttaagcttTAAAATAATGACATTTTAACAAATGATGAAAAATTTACAATTAAATTCCTTGAAATAATTAGAAAGGAAAGTCACATAAAGtgattttgttaattaattaaagtaaaatccaaaaaaccAACTAGCTACACCGGCACACCAGCTAAAAGCTGCATGTATGCCCATCATCCAAGCCATCACAcatctttcttttctctttcttctctcattTCTCATCTCACCTCACTCTTCATCCAATTCTTCAACCACCATCTTCAGATTCAATCCTTCTTTTCCCTTCAACATACATAAACCCTTttcctaatctcataaattCATTTTATCCTAAgtttcataaatcaaaacacCTACAtccataaacataaacatagaagaaaattgaaagagcgttacattaaattaaaaagtgtATAAGTTTAGCGAGAAATGCCAAGTGTGGCTGTAAAACTCTACAGCGTattcttcaagttcctcttgAAGCACCGTTTACAAACCCGAATCCAAGCTCAACCCGATTCATCAAACTCATTCGGTATCACTTCTCGACCCGAAGAATCCGTCGCTAATTCTAATCCTTCTTTCACCGACGGCGTCGCCACCAAAGATATTCACATCGATCCTTTCACTTCTCTCTCAATTCGAATCTTTCTTCCTCAATCAGCACTTTCACCACCCGAACCTAATTCCAAATCTAAACCTAACCCGAACCCGAACCCGAACTATGAAGGTGGATCTGTTAATTCGCGACGAAATAGCTATGGTCCACCGTATAAAGAGGAGGTGAAAGGGAATGGTTTTGGTGGTAGTTATGGTGTTGAGGGTTTGAATTTAATGGGTAGTGGTGGTGGAAatggaattgttgttggtgCTGGATTGTATCGAGGTTATTCTCCGGCGTTGGATAATCGTCGGAGAAAATTACCGATAATGTTGCAGTTTCATGGAGGTGGATGGGTTAGTGGGAGTAATGATTCGGTGGCGAATGATTTGTTTTGTAGGCGGATGGCGAAGTTATGTGATGTGATTGTGGTGGCGGTTGGGTATAGGTTGGCACCGGAGAGTAGGTATCCGGCTGCATTTGAAGATGGGTTGAAGGTTTTGAGTTGGTTGGCGAAGCAGGCGAATTTGGCGGAGTGTAGTAAGTCTATGGGAGTTGGTAGGGGAGGAGGTGGCAGTCATGGTGGTGAGTTTAATAAGTCTGATGGGCATAGACATATTGTTGATTCGTTTGGTGCTTCGGTTGTTGAACCGTGGTTGGCTAGTCATGGTGATCCTACAAGGTTTTCGCTTTTTCCATTGTTCTCTTGaattgtttttatgttaattgTCATGATCTCGATCCTGCTTTGTTAGCATAATCTGATTAAGCattttatgatttataattttagattGAAGAGTAGTATTTTTCTtaccagtgttgtcaaatataaGATTGCGaaaaatagtggtttgttcCAATTCTGAGGCGATATAGTCGCTTTTTGACAACACTTTAAACTAAATCACGTGATCCAGAACTATAGTGGTTTGTTAAATTACACtacgctatttgacaacattgttTGTTACTGTGCTTGTTTTTCTCACTGTTTTCCTGATACACGTAGTGATTCAATAGAGTGTCGTATAGTACGGTAGGTCAAGGGATCCCTGCATTTTGACAGAGAGGAGGCGGAGGGAGTGGAGTATACAAATGAAACTctaattatgattttgttggATGCTAGTTTAAGTTGAAACACAAATTTTATGTCGTTTGCAATGAATTGATTGAATTAGATATGCAGTTTGATAAATAGCAGCCTGTCGTGAGAGTTATCTTGGCCAATTGTTTTATGTATTTGATAGGCTACATGCTACTGAAGTTTCTGATTTGGGGTAAATGTTTGTTATTGATATACAAATTTTCATCTAGAATGTGGCATTAGTCTAACTCTTTCCTTGCCAAATTCAAACTTTGTTACATTTGCTTGTTACAAACATATAGATCTGGTTCATATTCGGGGTTTGGTTACTCAGTTGTCATAATAATTAAGAAACTAGGGAGAATTGGTTTctctaattttgttatattggCGATATGCTTCCCTTTCCATTTTAACTAAAGTGATTTTGAATGATGAATTTACTTTGGTATGTGTCTCTTGTTCATACTAACTTacaaccaaatatatatatattctgaaaaatataattatgttaAAAGAGAGGTGGTAATTTGATGATCGAATGCCAGATAATCTTCTGGTGGAGAGGATATGTGACGACTGGCAGAGGTCATTCTGTACTACTCTGTGTTCAGTGAAGTTATAGGCTCTTCCTTGATAGAAGAAATGAACTAGCAGATCAAGCCAATGTTCTTTCGTTCTTGCTTTTGTCTCATCCTCCATTTACTAGATACATTATTGATTTATCGTTGTTATCAACTTTCCTGTTTTCATACAATGGAGCATCATGCACACTATGCCCCTTTGTAATCTTTATTTCCATTTATTTAGTATGTTTATGCTGTTTTTTAGTTGTGCCCACTGTATTTCTCCTTAGCTTTTGTAATTTAATGGCATCCATTGGCACTACTGTGAGGTTTTTGATCAGGGTGCCCTTTTAATCGAGTTAAGCAATTTAAATGCATCCCAAGAGCCAAGAGGCCTATCTAGTTTATCCAATTTATTGACAAGAGGGTAAATATGCAATTGGAGAATGCTAATAACAATGATAAATGACTATTTGTAGTAGGCCCGTAGCAGGGGCCTACAAAGAAGAATAATTACATGCTTTGCATTAGCATTTTTATCATTCTCTCTTTTATAGTTGattcttaattattttggagttttcTGGTTTGCTTTTATTGTGATGTTTGTGATGCTCTTTTTTATCTTATTGACGTGGCTAAGAATATCATGTCTTCTTTAATCTTTTGTCCCCCGTATCTTGCCACCCTATCTCCATATTCTCTTATTTATTAAGCTGATTTCTAGGATGCCTTTGTTTACCATACTAAATATTTATACCACAAAGTTTGGTTAGGGAATATCCGACAATGTTGATAATCACATAACATAACTTCTGTTACGGGAGTTTAttagagaagaaaagaagaggaagaaagggAATGCTTCCGTGTGAATCGGctttgcattttttattaattttttaatgtactGTTTTTCAAATAGTAAGTCACTTATTAATGCAGCACATATTTGGCTATTGTTCAAGTAATAAGGTGAAATTATTACTTGTTTGGCCAATGTATTAACTTTGAAGTATTAACTTTTTTGGGCATGTGGTGGAACTTATTCTGATACTGATAGGTAACTTAGTTAGTAGGTGGTGAGTGATGAAGTATGTAAATAAGAGGAAGGGGTATGAGGGATATCATGTCATTTGGTAAATAGTTGGGGACATAGGGCGTCTGAGAGGTAGGCAGAGCCTCAAATGTTCTGTATTTTTCTGTATCCAGAGTATTCTTCCATATTTACTCTCCGATTTATTCTAATCAGTTTTGTGATTGTTGAAATCAAatttggtatatatatatatatatatccaacatGCATACGAGTACATGGTACTGCATGTTACATTCTTAGTGAGTTGTGTGATACTCTCAGACTTGGAGTCTTGGAGGAGTACCTAAGAACCTCTCCTCCAAAAGAGCCCTTCTTTGCGTGCATTAAAAACTACAATTACATCATAAGTTGCAGAATCACACTTTTATATAGATGCTGTTATATTGTTTGTCATTTCTGGCTGTCAAGCTTCCTTTTGTTCCAGTTGTAGTTGAGCTCATGGAGTGAGTTGACCGGTTTTAGTGCCCTTGTTCAGTGCTTgaccttttttatttctttgataTTGAAACAGATGTGTTCTTCTTGGAGCGAGTTGTGGTGCAAATATTGCAGACTATGTGGCTCGAAAATCTGTAGAAGGAGGCAAGCTATACGAACCTGTCAAGGTGGTAGCACAGGTCTTGATGTATccattttttgttggaaatgttCCCACGCGTTCTGAAATAAAATTGGCAAACTCCTACTTTTACGACAAGGCCATGTGCATGCTTGCATGGAAACTTTTCCTACCCGAGGAAGAGTTTAGTTTGGACCATCCAGCTGCTAATCCCCTGATTTCAGGCCGGTCTCCTCCTTTAAAGTTGATCCCTCCAACATTGACAGTGGTGGCAGAGCATGACTGGATGAGGGATCGTGCCATTGCTTACTCAGAGGAGCTCAGGAGGGTGAATGTTGATGCACCTGTTCTTGAGTATAAGGATGCAGTACATGAATTTGCAACACTTGATGTACTTCTCAAAAGCCCTCAGGCCCAGGTTTGTGCCGAGGACATTGCCATCTGGGTCAAGAAATATATTTCACTTCGAGGTCATGAATTCTCGTATTGAATaggatatataaaaaattaagatgttgattCGCCGGTAGATATTTACCTTTCCTCAACCTCAAAATTAGCTTCAGATCACTCTTTTGCTGCTATTACCCAGGATGGGTTatattatttgattgattttgttgCTTTATAAGGTGTTGGATGTTGACTGGTTCCATGTTTGTACCACCTACCAGTTCTTTTGTAAGATAGAGTTGTCTGAGATAGTAGGATTAGTTGAGCCGTTGTTATGCATATACCTGATGCGTACCAACCACCTTAGGACATTCATTTTTTCATGTGTATTATTATGTCATATTTctcattgaaatatataaaatttaatgagCCATTCTcttggtgtgtgtgtgtgtgtgtgtgtctatgcAATGTCTAATCCATCTATCAATCTAGTACACCCTTTAATGTTAAATGATCTCCTTTACCTGAacaaagatatatattttttttggtcgcAAAAGCTCTGTCTCCTCAAAATGGCAATCCTATGCATGGTGCGTGCAAACTGTGCACGGAGTCACTATAGGCACAATAAGCCTTATCCACAGTTGCTTACCTTCAAAGTCCAATACCATTTTCCCATTATTATTCGTCATATACTCATACGAACACGATACTGTAATGTGTTTTGGAGTTGAAGACGTTTCTAGCATAATGTTCGATGATGATAAACTTGCTTTAATGCCTCACTGTCAGCTTAGCTTCTTCCTAATTTCTAggcatttttctttatttcttttgttagcTTAGTTGGTACGTTTTGTAATTTgtgggatattttttttttttttgaaattgtaaTTGTGCAAGCTATGGATCATTTTATTGGATTATAATCCATATTTATTCCTCAACATATGGCCAACAATGAAATCAAGATTcttttttgttggttgaaatgATATTAAGATTCTTGATTGAAAAAGACTTGCAACTAAATTACCATTTTGTGAAGCCCTATGACTATGTATGGGACTATGCTTCCTTAGTAAGTGTACCTGCATTGTTGGACACTATAATTTTAGGTCCCTTTGGACAACtctttcattatttatatatattattttccttCTTGATTGTTCTGTTTAGAATTAATTGGCAACTACAAATATGTCGATGTCTTAACATTATTTCCTCGGTGCAATTATCTCAAACTTTTTGAGATTGCCCCACAAAATAATCAATGTCTGGGGTGAGGGGTGATACATATGGAAGCTGAATCAAGATAATGAGACTCTCACAAAGGATACAGTCTTTTTCTTTATGCTTGTTATCAAATAGTATTTTCTTTGCCAACTCTAGCTAGTTTTGCTTGTTGGCCTCACTACTGGAAGCACTTTGAGGGTTAGGGTACCAATCCTATGGTGTGTGCTCTGCTCATGGAACCATGTTGATCATTCTTATGAGTGTATACTATAGGTGTATAGGTTGTCCCTTGATGAAGGATTCTTGTCAAACCATTTATTTGTTCGAGATCTTGGATGAATTTTGTAAAATAGTTTAAACATGGTGTTTGAGCAGACATGGATTCACATTTTAGCCATCATGGTCATTTTTATCgtgttcaaactcaaattatttgattgttgTTTTCATATTGGTATCTGGTGGTTGCTGTAAAATAGTAGATAAACATGTTATTTGTAGAGAGGGTTATCTTCGGACTTTGTTCGGttgaaataaaattgtcatGCATACTACTTGTTAAGATGATGTTTTTGAATCAGGAT containing:
- the LOC120576920 gene encoding probable carboxylesterase 11, yielding MPSVAVKLYSVFFKFLLKHRLQTRIQAQPDSSNSFGITSRPEESVANSNPSFTDGVATKDIHIDPFTSLSIRIFLPQSALSPPEPNSKSKPNPNPNPNYEGGSVNSRRNSYGPPYKEEVKGNGFGGSYGVEGLNLMGSGGGNGIVVGAGLYRGYSPALDNRRRKLPIMLQFHGGGWVSGSNDSVANDLFCRRMAKLCDVIVVAVGYRLAPESRYPAAFEDGLKVLSWLAKQANLAECSKSMGVGRGGGGSHGGEFNKSDGHRHIVDSFGASVVEPWLASHGDPTRCVLLGASCGANIADYVARKSVEGGKLYEPVKVVAQVLMYPFFVGNVPTRSEIKLANSYFYDKAMCMLAWKLFLPEEEFSLDHPAANPLISGRSPPLKLIPPTLTVVAEHDWMRDRAIAYSEELRRVNVDAPVLEYKDAVHEFATLDVLLKSPQAQVCAEDIAIWVKKYISLRGHEFSY